In Thermoplasmatales archaeon, a single window of DNA contains:
- a CDS encoding AAA family ATPase yields MDGARRVSTGIPGLDEVLLGGFLPSRTYLVVGAPGTGKTILALQWLREGAKHGERSLYITLAEPISEIMKNAAGFNWDLRGIETVDLSPQVIAGQESFQEYRVFPPSEVEEPLLWDRIWQAVTEHNPQRLVLDPVTILKDLSPDLYQFRRNLLRLVSRLNAQGLTTILVAEPGDVAEEKTLALVVDGVLRLTRTVGPSRLVDLRAVEVEKFRGSDYLPGLHPLRITAQGIEVFPHRVFPLVGPAKVGEKISTGIPGLDQIIDGGLEAGTATLISGPAGVGKTTLGLHILASAAQRGIPGVLYTFEEQPATLLARTEGVGIPLHSLVNSGKIRILAISPLTFYPDEFFQLVRRHVEEEGRKMVMLDSLRGYNLAMEEFGSLTAHIHNLAAYLASQGVTSLWLTEIEKIVGELSLTELGVSFVFDNAILLRYVERFGQLLRAIGCLKKRGGRASPEVREFQITPHGLRVGEEPLRIPGFFSGIAKTKEREG; encoded by the coding sequence GGCGCGGCGCGTGTCCACTGGAATTCCTGGCCTGGACGAAGTCCTTCTTGGCGGTTTCTTGCCCAGTCGGACCTATTTGGTGGTGGGAGCTCCGGGAACGGGAAAGACCATTTTGGCCCTCCAATGGTTGCGGGAAGGCGCAAAGCACGGCGAACGGAGCCTGTATATAACGCTGGCCGAGCCCATTTCTGAAATCATGAAGAACGCGGCCGGATTTAATTGGGACCTGCGGGGAATCGAGACCGTAGATCTCTCCCCCCAAGTAATCGCCGGCCAAGAAAGTTTCCAGGAGTACCGAGTGTTTCCGCCCAGCGAGGTGGAGGAGCCCCTCCTTTGGGACCGGATCTGGCAGGCTGTAACCGAGCATAATCCCCAACGCCTGGTCCTGGATCCTGTCACCATCCTCAAGGATCTCTCGCCGGATCTCTACCAATTCCGCCGCAACCTTCTTCGCTTGGTGAGCCGCCTTAACGCCCAAGGCCTCACCACCATTCTTGTTGCTGAGCCCGGAGATGTAGCGGAGGAAAAGACCCTGGCCCTGGTGGTGGACGGGGTTCTCCGCCTCACGCGCACGGTAGGACCGAGCCGGCTGGTGGACCTGCGCGCGGTGGAGGTGGAGAAATTCCGGGGATCGGATTACCTCCCGGGACTGCATCCCTTGCGCATCACTGCCCAAGGCATCGAAGTTTTTCCCCACCGGGTTTTCCCGCTTGTTGGCCCGGCGAAAGTCGGGGAAAAGATCAGCACCGGCATTCCTGGGTTGGATCAGATCATCGATGGCGGGCTTGAGGCTGGGACAGCGACCCTGATCAGTGGACCGGCGGGTGTGGGCAAGACCACCCTTGGGCTACATATACTGGCCAGCGCCGCCCAGCGCGGAATCCCCGGGGTTCTCTACACCTTCGAGGAGCAGCCCGCGACCTTGCTTGCCCGGACCGAAGGCGTGGGCATCCCCCTCCACTCCCTCGTCAATTCTGGAAAAATCAGGATCTTGGCCATCAGCCCTCTGACCTTTTATCCCGACGAATTCTTCCAACTGGTGCGCCGCCATGTGGAGGAAGAAGGTCGAAAAATGGTAATGCTGGATAGCCTTCGGGGATATAACCTGGCCATGGAGGAGTTCGGAAGCCTCACCGCCCACATCCACAACCTCGCCGCCTATTTGGCCAGCCAAGGGGTCACCTCCCTTTGGCTCACGGAGATAGAGAAGATCGTGGGGGAGCTCTCCCTCACGGAGCTTGGGGTGAGCTTCGTCTTCGACAATGCCATTCTTCTTCGGTACGTGGAGCGCTTTGGCCAGCTTTTGCGGGCCATTGGGTGCCTGAA